The sequence below is a genomic window from Oreochromis niloticus isolate F11D_XX linkage group LG3, O_niloticus_UMD_NMBU, whole genome shotgun sequence.
aaacagaaaacccagagttttcgttaactcagggtatacttactcagagtttgcactaaaccggctttctgaaacagggccctgCTCATAGACAATTGACTGCCTGGGATCCTGTGGTGCTCCAGGAAGCAATGAGTGGTTGATTGTATGCACCTGTGGCTACAAAAGGTTGGAGATCTTTCACactggccgtttatcaatgcccaagtacgcgagtacgtactcgcgttctcggtgagtacgtacccgccgagaacgcgagcacggactcgtcggccgtttctcaattctcaagtacgcgagcacggactcgtgatttgtacagtcggaacacctgcgtacgtgatgatgtcacaggtccggagtttttactgccgtcccctcttaatttaactgtgagtaacatgttatgaagcttaactttaatcacagccaaaccgatttactcaggaacaaataaaacactgaaataaaccaaacattaacatgtagaagtgatctaagtgacttatatatcatttttaacctcagtagtgaaacctttattaataaaagtagtgtacatgtacatacgtgtacataccttaataaaaacaagcaggtgagatgttagaacgcttttatttctattctagtggacactcaatactatagacagctgctggggtttctttaacctgagtagtgacaagtccgcgagcgggggggggcgatgtgccgggagtccgctgttgagttttggacgaaatgcattctgggatatatagctgtcccaagtctacatcgatgcatgctcgataaaatgggcggatcgagaacacatccgggactttttcgcgttctcggcgtgatgcgtacttcgaattggaacagtacttggtctccgactgatgacgtatcacgagtacacgagaacgcaagtacgcacaagtacgcatattgataaacgccctcTGTGTCTGCTGCTTAGGACTGAACATGCTTCCTTCTTGCCTCCCTCTTTGAACGTTGATAGCTCAACTCTGTTCATAGCATTGAATTTTGTTTGTTAACCTCGGTGCCTGGTAGAACTTAACTTGATTAGAGTTTTGTGATGCTTAACTCTTAGCTTTTACTATTGTCTGTGTTAATGCCTTCATGTAAAGTGGTCTGTTGAAAAATCCCTGTCGGTTTTCTGTTTTACTCAGTTTCTTGTGTGAGAGCTCGTGTATGTTACGCCTCCCTAAGAGAGGGGAtcgtaacaacaacaacaacaacaacaacaatgataataataaaaatcccaagaTGTAAACTTACCCATGTCACACATTCAACTATGTGTTGTATAAAAGCTTTCACTATAGTGAAATGCATTCAATTTATAATTTGAGTCAGTCAGATTTGAACTTCAAGgttaaaaacattcatttcTAATCATTAAATTGCTCAAATTCCAAGTGAGATTACTGCTCATGTAACCTTTGTATCCTTAGTTGTTGTAAGTCATGGCAAGTCAAGTTTTCTCACATAAAGTTATTGTGTAACTGCTCTTTTTGTATGCCTTTGTACAGTTATAGTTACTCTATCTTGTATTTGTTGTATTATGTTGTGTTGTATGAGTTTaggctatttatttatttatttcaccaaaACACACAATGCAAAATAAAACTGTAGACAGATTTGACTGATCATTGTCAAAGAGAAGGCTTCAGGTTTTCCATTAATTTGTCCTTCCTCTTTATGTTACAATCAACAGTTTGAGATATACGTTTAGTTTCTTGTGAAGAATGACACAGTAATTTAGGTTTCATATAACTTTATCTTAGCCTCagcatcttcctctgtgaaATATGAGGTGATGATTCAATTTTGGCccctgttgttttgttgtttcatgttgtttttgtgataACAAAGTCCATCTGAAGACTGTTCTCGAAAAGACGAGCACCAAATGATGTTAGACCTGCCGAAGTGAGaaagttgtcttttttttcttttctttgaggATCGAAAGTTTTACTTCAGAAAACAGTGAatatgtttattaataaacgCGATTAAAGTTGAAGTTAACAACAGATCCTTTTCTTTACTTGCTAATGTACTAACAGCATTAACAacctaaaaaacacacaaaacgaaaaaaaacaaacaaacaaaaaacatgtcgAGCACTTGCAGACTCAGCAGCACTTTCAGATTAGCATCTACAGTATATGAATGTAATACCTTTCATGAGCTgtgttatattatattataaatatacttatttattatttaatgttttttttaaatataaaatgtgttatttattgCAGTAACATTGCTTTTTTATGAAATACACTTTGCTTCTTAGAAAGAACTCAAATAAAAGGTGAAGTCACTTTAATGTGGAAAATGATGCATGTAAAAATGTTTGGTTGGGTTCTGAGAAAATTTACGAAGCATTTCCGCACTGAAGAACACCAAAACTACACTTCTTCTTTAGCTCAGTTTATATGTGAGGAAGGCAGTTCAGGTCCTCACTGGCTGTCTTGTTTCCTCTGTTGTATGAACCTGTTACAAGGTCATTTTGCTGGTTTTCACAGATCATTGGTGGTAAGAACTTCTCCACTTATCCctattttattcatcttttaatttgtaatttgGGTGACTGAAAAGGATTCTCAGTGAATATTGTCAAGCTTCAGTCTctgtttggttttgttgttcTGGTGTTTCAAGTTTCAAAGTTCTGGATTCCTGATTCagctttcctgttttactttgaaggttagctttctttcttctctgtgAATGTCTTCACCTGTgttttgtaaaataaatgtattcatcACCTCTGAGAACAGGTGGCACATGTATGTTTCAGTATGTTACCTACAGTCCTACTCTTATCTCTtgtcagcaaaaaacaaacaaaaacaaacataagatgAAACAGGAAATTCTGTCTAAGTGTGTGCTGTTTGTGCAGTAGTGATATTTAAATGAGAAAAGCTGAGAATGACTGTTTTGAAGCAACTCAGAATATCTAAAAGCCTTATTGAATTATGTTTTAGTTATTGTCTGGCTGACTTTGTGTTTTCCTGTAGATGATGAAAAACTGCTTGAGTTTCTGTCAGTTTAATCCAACTGACTTCTGACTGTTGGTCCTCTGTAAACAGAAAGTGTGAAGAGTGGGTGGGGTTCAGTGTTCACAGAATGCatggtttattttaaatattatatattaacctaattttttttacttttaagaaTGTGGTcatgataaaaaataatatcCTATACTGGTTTATGTTTTACAACCTTTTCACAGTAAAGAGAGGAGCTGGTTGACCTTGGATGACCTCTAAAAGCTTTTATTAATatcttaaaaacaaaagctaTTGGATTCGTTCTACATGATTAAAAAGAATTCACCTCAATGATACTGGAATCCTAGAATAGACACTTGGACATAAACTTAGCTCATAATTGGAAACCTTCATCCTAAGAACCAACAGTCACACAGGTGACACCGCTACTTTACACATTGAGGGAAGTTTCTATTAAAGTTTGAACACTGACTCTCCCACAGTTTTCCTGACTGTAAAATTGGTCCGGACTGTTATGGGTTATTATGCATCTATATGTATGTGTCAGGGAATGACGAAGTATGTTTAATGTAatatctgtcttttttttccctctaacCCGATGACACAGGGCTCACCGATGATATCATTGATGATGCAGCACCTCCTGCCTCTCGCTACTCTGCTCCTTCTGTCCATTGTTCCCACTGAAACCAAAGTGGTGGCATCAGTGGCACAATGTAATGAGTCTTTTCTTGCGCAAACTCCACCAAACATCCCAGGAATTTTAGTGGGAGGGAATATCAACGACCACAACAGATACAAAGTGATTTGCCAAACTTTGAGAGACATCAGGAGGTTTGTGACGCTGTACGACACCAAGAACAGGATTCCAGTTTTTTCTGCTGCAGAGTACAGAGGGGGACCTGCAGGCAAGAGGCCCAAGATCAAATGGATGATTGAACCACAGGTATCATTATTAGTAACAGTCATCAATTTTAATACATCTTTTTAAGCTGTAATAAAATATGTTCATAATGCAGTGTTACATGATGATAATACTTACCACATTTATTACTGTGAATATTAGTATACCACTAAAATTAAACTACCCACAGTGCTATGCTACTGCTGTTGGGACTAAAGCACTGCAGTGAACTACAAAACTTTTatggtaacactttataataatgtCATTCTATTAACCATAATTGAGGCATTAGTACGTAAAACATTTCCTCTTAATTAATAAGCTCATGTTTAACACGTTCATGGTAACATTTAGAGAGGCTGAAAAAGTGATTAACAAAGTATTTAAATGTAGATTTATATACATAGCAATTTAGATATGAGCTCATTGTTTGTGAGTGTTCTAATAAAGATTGTATTAATACTTATTTCATACTGTAATTCATGGTTAATTCAATCAGTTAATTGTTATTTAGTACTTTGTTTGACTGCATTTAAAGTGAGGAGTATTTTTGCCACATAAAgcatttataaaagaaaatgaaagtgtttcAAGTCTGCATTTATACATTACATACTACGGATGAGTAATCCTCAGTAGTATgtactacactgtaaaatctaattagttcccagaactcaaaaaaattatggaaactcgttgcctcaaaaaaattgagtaaagcttagctaaaaatgactaagttaggacaacttatttattttgagtactctgtacaagctcatttgttcccagaactcaaaaaaattggatcaagtttacgtaagatgaccaagttagggcaacttactcattttgagtacactgtacagccttgttagttcccagaactcaaaaaaattatggaaactcgttgcctcaaaaaaactaagtaaagcttacttaagatgactgttaggacaacttattcattgcaagtctgcagtattaagaataacttgatatttctgactgtactatactaattgtttacctactgacaaacatgttaagttcaactaaatgaaaaaacaatttgtggtaacctgattatgactaaaaataattaacaacactttttgtaatgatgttaaaatgagcccaacttttattttcaaacacaacaaagtataacagccaacatactggacactgttctgctgaacaacaaacaattatattgccatcactgttataattttacaatgaaacaaagtctcagatgtaattattctgaaaataagtttaggcctaccacagtttgttttgtacttacattacttatatttattgttctgtcacaagtgcagtctctaatttaaacaacacatttgttttccattccaacacatgagctggaatgttgtaatattttaaggatgcttgtttccagtccaggcattactgcctgaatgactgtcatggatcgaggtgatccaaatgtaggtgcagaagaaagtctttaacttcccttaagtacagtggcagtggatgtgggttggagatgcaatgagcttgaacctgcaggcgaccatcttcactgaccacaccatctgtgacagaggactcatctctcctgttgtcctgcaagcaaacaatcatattttttggaacatgaacttaattgctttcttaaaacatttttttctgcatttggtatagaacagactccaatttagacgatctcaggccccctccccaccggagaggtgacattcaatgtcccaaattgtcagtctggatagccctgaccaccaaccgacacacaataatgtcatgaaagcatcattttaaaaagggctatgcaaatatggccaataactttcattctaatgatgtgcaaaatgattttgggcacaaaacagattttgctgttagaaaacttgcagacttcactatatacagtgtagaccctctaaactaagtttgggggatgtgatctttcaagaaatgcagaccaaactgttgttgtttgtttacttacacagcatgtcttgtagaattaactgtggtcaccagcaacagcatagtgcagtcatatctcaagtctaataacagaagacaggaaaagatcagtaaagaaacaacttccccaaaccaaagcacaaataaaacaataagtaaaacaggctgatctaaagtatgattaaagttcagcctgattaatataaatgtcactgacagttgctaatatattggaaaaccaaaatacttactgatgtctttctgtccaacagcaggagtgctggtcccgagcctcaaagacagtaagaagcaagcagagggagaaaaaacagaacatttttcagaaactgatttgatccttaatggctgtgcaatcattgtaacatagagtttgcttatgttgttaaataaaggctagatttgacattaatagatgccacagatgttctaaagctgccacaaaacatgaaaaaaaaatagacgtctccgaaaacgtcggagcatttttgcaaatatgtgatgtcttgataaatcgagcagatatttgaaatttacacagctacattctcgcctgaaaatatcttaaaagtttattttgtgaaccagaaaaagtaataagtttttcagcggcgctcctccgccattgccgcgcttacaagtacgcacaggctccgacaatcgtggccgacaaatgcgatcctccttttccccagactaccctttctgggtaacaaaataaccttttaagatattttcaggcgacaatgtagctgtgtaatgctcaaatatctacttaatttatcacaatatcacatatttgcaaaagtgcttccacgttttcggagagctctgttatccaccccccacatcccaccagtgttgccaacttagcgactttgtcgctatatttagcgagttttcagacccccttagcgactttttttctaaaaagcgactagcgacaaatctggcgactttttctggtgttattggagatttatttatgacgactttttgacgtgaaagtgggtatcgcttttactctcaacaagcagcgggtgctgccgtgggcacctcgcccgtaccaaagcgctcacaggcggaggatagtcctcccccagctgctatcagggcagacgatgttcacacctatgcgtccGAACTGCAAgtgaatcgcgcatgagcgaagccgctgctgccgcactgactgtaaagcagtcagttcttcttttactgttatgctgttttgtggatcacgaggtttaaaactacttataaacacacacacacacacacacacacacacacacaaagtaactccaccagagtgcctctTTCGGGTCTTTTTTGCCAgtccaagcccggataaaggagcagggttggaattctgactttaaaaaaaacaataattgctaaaataaatttaatttgtagttctaaataaattctaaatgcatttaggacgttttttactcactttatgtctctaacacaatgttatttctctctccaacaacgtaggttacaattatattagcatgaccaattatgcaaattaggcgatgatgtcatttagcgacttctggCGACTTttacggtgcgttcacaccgaacgcgatagaggcggccagagcgtcaggtttacatgtaaagtcaatggaaagaggctgatgacacgcgattgcgcgtccggcgaaaattctgaagcagatttgcgtcgccaaaacgccaaaacgcctgaaacgcgcgtcagtgtagcgcgtctggcgcgtttgactcgcggaaaaaaccacgcgcgtgagtttttgtgttgcattttgtgcatacgcgtctttcgcctctaccgctcgagttggaaaaatttgaactccagcgtcaagtcgcgccgcgtcaaccaatcaggagcctggtgacgtggctgtaaccaggtcaaaggggcagatcaaaccaaagcccttcattcttcattcagtatggaggaaaaactcatcaaCGCAGTGGCTAATCGTCCAGAACTATACGATGCTAGCTGCTACTTCTACcgggacaggaataaaaaggaccgagcttggaggcacagaagtgaggagatcgggcaacctggtaagttcatttgttcttctttttaattttcagactgacccgatgaagccgcgctaaagctagcaagcccgcctactgtcccgctattttcccactgatgtacaaataccgttctggttttatgcatgttgtcatataggaatatattgtttattaataaacagcacacagtggtcccgctcatccgtcactgcctcgctttttcgctgatttttcATTGGACcgtacagcattgcattctgcagcctgattgacaaatctcctccgtgtcgtgtctcctgcgcttgccaaattgatcatgtttggttttgataaccatcacgtccaatagaaaaaacagcacaaaaacactcataactatgaccctcattcggaaatagacacctgcaccgggaggaaaaggaaaaggcgcacgaaagtggcaggcagatgaagacaaaacgcggcataaaaatacttttacgttttgcaatctacaaaggtttgcactttgagaatcaacttgtgagaactgtgactaatgttcatgtgtgtggggaaaaaagtgtataaagtgcgtggcgaggggctagttattctgagaacccctgctgcaataaaacagggaccactgtatatactttctctatgattattgtattcaacctgttaacagttaatattgtcttgatagaaccaactgattctgctgcagagcatcccctgttgcttctcctggctccccagtccctgagctcctgctgctgcacccacaggtatgtacagcaagcactgatagctttttactcggtgtgggattgccttgtgatcacctttactaaatatctacaactaatctgattatatcctgttttgttttttcaatgttgaaattaaaatctagtagcagccttctcatttctttgtgtattgtgctgttttacaggcccagagaggaggacagctccgaggcagatgagggacgggtcccaggacggtccatcggcagtggagctggccatcctggtgtccctgaagaggccacgccagtctgcaatggagcatttcctcctcagccttgttcctgctctggagagcagctgggtcctttttattcctgtctctctgtaaatacttatattttatatatttatgtttaatgtttttctgtttgagaattttaatattatttcaaataaatttttataatgactaatgtctcagttctactacacagcaaatgttggcacacgacttgacacatgtagaatttatttcatattatactaatgacagaatatactaatacagtgggatgcaaaggtttgggcaaccttgttaatagccattattttcctgtataaatcgttagttgttacaataaaaaatgtcagttaaatatatcatacaggagacacacacagtgatatttgagaagtgaaaagaagtttactggatttacaaaaagtgtgcaataattgtttaaacaaaatcaagcaggagcataaatttgggcaccacaaaaaaagaaatgaaataaatatttagtgtatatcaatgtgtgtgtctcctatgtgatatatggggggcctttgtctggacgtgcttcccatccaaagcttcacagcagagagggaagttccagcgctcctggaatccctctgtgatggaccgccagtctccaggtgaaggcacagccatgaagtcgcccactagacagtcccagatggccgtcgctacctggggggtgatctggcacaccgtggacacaccgactctgaaactgaacgcgatggtcctgaaggagtccccggtggcaaggaacctggacaaaattgttcaaaattagtattatgtgtactgcagttacaaaatacattattcaaattccaaaatacttttgtgatgtcagatttaaattacaaaacataaatcttacataaaacattttctaattataaggataattacataatatatattagatataatataaaacagtcagttgtgttttgttttaactttaccatatcataatttgattggtagcaacttttaccactacagtgagccaatcactcataattcctaaACATGTAAATCAGgcaggaatgaagtaagacattaatagaaataaagagttgtatgttgacatgtagccctttccttgcttaaatcattaatatttttgaaaaattaatctgtgataagacatagcttatcaagatagaaccatataactaaagatgaaccaaactgttcacaattttatctacctctcagtttaaagaaaggctggtgacccctgttatagagtctgacagctgccaggattacatacaaatattcatctataccagaattaaaccaggtgtaaataaggagtgagtatcactacaaagattaacccacagtggCCCTTGTaccagtttgatatcagcaaacacagagagcatacactgatagacaccacagccatgctatcaatgcaaacactgataacagcataaattgaattaaatcgggacttgatgagacctttcaagcatcactagaaatattataaacagtcgtctccataccacagtttgctatcagtaaacaccgacggcattcatTGATAGCATAGcacatccatgttagcagtgtataaacgatagtttagcatattagcacaggtatcaataaaggactaccgtattaaacacttttactaaccgcaggcagatggacaggcgctctgcaggtgggattgagcgcctgtagttggtgtctaggcgggcgatgcTTGGACCaacgcgggacagcaggtcctcaaactgggcgaggGAAAGACGGCGATATCGCTGAAATCGGCTgtcatccaggcgcagctcctg
It includes:
- the LOC100703935 gene encoding uncharacterized protein LOC100703935 isoform X2 — protein: MWKMMHVKMFGWVLRKFTKHFRTEEHQNYTSSLAQFICEEGSSGPHWLSCFLCCMNLLQGHFAGFHRSLVFQSSGFLIQLSCFTLKGSPMISLMMQHLLPLATLLLLSIVPTETKVVASVAQCNESFLAQTPPNIPGILVGGNINDHNRYKVICQTLRDIRRFVTLYDTKNRIPVFSAAEYRGGPAGKRPKIKWMIEPQVSIQSRPGLIACCSEEVFTSLFHLCRQLSSRESSSSCFTCLSSCKPRLSWQLREPFLPLHCPFLDSPTESLLKLAWPCKPTMPLSDSPYSPGPLPASNCFSLFCRAPVVPIAASQDSLAYSCPQGRS